A part of Maridesulfovibrio hydrothermalis AM13 = DSM 14728 genomic DNA contains:
- the tsaA gene encoding tRNA (N6-threonylcarbamoyladenosine(37)-N6)-methyltransferase TrmO — protein sequence MDTTLKIIGYVRSDFKKRTETPKQGDEGGIEATVEINEEYAEAMQGLTVGLEIVLLTWLHGADRSYKKVHPRGDESKPKRGVFSTRSPDRPNPVGIHPVTITDIDGLKIKVHPLEAIDGTPLVDIKNDYHPKNR from the coding sequence ATGGACACAACACTGAAAATTATCGGCTATGTCCGCTCTGACTTTAAAAAAAGAACCGAAACCCCCAAACAGGGTGACGAGGGCGGAATTGAGGCAACAGTAGAAATAAACGAAGAATACGCCGAAGCGATGCAGGGACTGACAGTGGGGCTGGAAATAGTACTTCTGACATGGCTGCACGGAGCAGATAGAAGCTATAAAAAAGTTCATCCACGGGGCGATGAATCAAAACCGAAACGGGGAGTATTCTCAACCCGTTCACCTGACCGTCCAAATCCTGTGGGGATTCATCCGGTGACCATTACTGACATTGACGGGCTGAAAATAAAGGTCCATCCACTTGAAGCAATAGACGGAACTCCACTGGTAGACATAAAAAATGACTACCACCCTAAAAATAGATAG
- the ilvC gene encoding ketol-acid reductoisomerase — MKVYYEDDADLNLLKDKTVAIIGYGSQGHAHAQNLRDSGIKVVVGQRPGGANYELAKEHGFEPVSAAEAAAAADLIMVLLPDQVQAEVYKNDIKPHLKPGNVLAFGHGFNVHFEQIVPDADIDVILAAPKGPGHLVRRTYTEGGAVPAIIAVDQDASGKAFDIALAYAKGIGATRSGVLETTFREETETDLFGEQAVLCGGLSELIKAGFETLVEAGYRPEIAYFECLHECKLIIDLIYEGGLAKMRDSISDTAEYGDLTRGPRVINEESRKEMKKILKEIQQGEFAKEFMVENQSGKAHFSAMRRINREHQIEEVGTELRKMMSWLKK; from the coding sequence ATGAAAGTTTATTATGAAGATGATGCTGACTTAAATCTGTTGAAAGATAAGACAGTTGCAATTATCGGTTACGGAAGTCAGGGCCATGCCCACGCACAGAACCTGCGTGATTCCGGTATCAAAGTTGTGGTCGGGCAGCGTCCCGGCGGTGCTAACTACGAACTGGCTAAAGAACACGGTTTTGAGCCTGTCAGTGCGGCAGAAGCCGCTGCTGCGGCAGACCTGATTATGGTTCTTCTGCCTGATCAGGTTCAGGCTGAAGTCTACAAAAATGATATCAAGCCTCACCTCAAGCCCGGCAACGTGCTTGCTTTCGGTCACGGCTTTAACGTGCATTTTGAGCAGATCGTTCCTGATGCCGATATCGATGTAATTCTGGCTGCTCCGAAAGGCCCCGGTCATCTGGTACGCCGTACCTACACTGAGGGCGGAGCCGTTCCTGCAATTATTGCTGTTGACCAGGATGCTTCCGGTAAAGCTTTTGACATTGCTCTTGCTTACGCAAAAGGCATCGGTGCAACCCGCTCCGGTGTTCTCGAAACTACTTTCCGTGAAGAAACTGAAACTGATCTTTTCGGTGAGCAGGCAGTTCTCTGCGGCGGTCTGAGCGAGTTGATCAAGGCCGGTTTTGAAACTCTGGTTGAAGCAGGTTACAGACCTGAAATCGCATACTTTGAGTGTCTGCATGAGTGTAAACTCATCATCGACCTTATTTACGAAGGTGGTCTTGCCAAGATGCGTGACTCCATCTCCGATACTGCTGAATATGGTGATCTGACTCGTGGGCCTCGTGTTATCAACGAAGAAAGCCGCAAGGAAATGAAAAAGATCCTTAAGGAAATCCAGCAGGGTGAGTTTGCTAAAGAGTTCATGGTGGAAAACCAGTCCGGAAAGGCTCATTTCAGCGCCATGCGCCGCATTAACAGAGAGCATCAGATCGAAGAAGTCGGTACTGAACTCCGTAAAATGATGAGCTGGCTCAAGAAGTAA
- the ilvB gene encoding biosynthetic-type acetolactate synthase large subunit, producing the protein MELTGAQIFLECLKKEGVDVVFGFPGGAVLDIYNELPNYPFKHILVRHEQGAIHAADGYARATGEAGVCLVTSGPGATNTVTGIATAYMDSIPVVIFTGQVPTPLIGNDAFQEVDIVGITRPCTKHNYLVKDIKDLAYTVRQAFYLARSGRPGPVLVDLPKDVMQQKVEFVWPEDVTLRSYNPNLKPHTRQIKKVAQLIEKAERPLIYAGGGVISSGAEDELTWLARSLNIPVTATLMGLGAFPGDDSLFLGMLGMHGTYAANMAINNADLVLAIGARFDDRVTGKVDTFAPKATLVHIDIDPTSIQKNVAVHVPLVADCKSALSALKSEMEPNLDSVDWEMSHAVWVRQVQEWADLHPLRYKKGSKLIKPQYVVEKIYEISEGDAIIATEVGQNQMWAAQFYKYKRSKTFLSSGGLGTMGYGFPAAIGAQMAFPDKLVVNIAGDGSIQMNIQEMMTAVCNNLPVKIVILNNGYLGMVRQWQELFYDRNYSETCMDAQPDFVKLAEAYGAAGFRVTEEKDVEPVLKEAFALNKPVIVDVRVDPEENVYPMVPAGASLTDMLLV; encoded by the coding sequence ATGGAGCTCACCGGAGCTCAGATATTTCTTGAATGTCTGAAAAAGGAGGGTGTTGACGTTGTATTCGGGTTCCCGGGTGGAGCTGTGCTCGATATATACAATGAACTGCCCAATTATCCGTTTAAGCACATATTAGTAAGGCACGAACAGGGCGCAATCCATGCAGCTGACGGCTACGCACGGGCTACCGGCGAAGCCGGAGTCTGCCTTGTGACATCCGGTCCCGGCGCAACCAATACCGTGACCGGCATTGCAACTGCATACATGGATTCAATTCCGGTGGTGATTTTTACCGGACAGGTTCCTACCCCGCTAATTGGAAACGATGCGTTTCAGGAAGTGGATATTGTAGGAATCACCAGACCCTGCACCAAGCATAACTATCTGGTTAAGGACATAAAAGACCTTGCCTATACTGTCAGACAGGCCTTTTATCTGGCCCGTTCCGGCAGGCCCGGTCCGGTTCTTGTGGACCTTCCCAAAGATGTTATGCAGCAAAAGGTCGAGTTTGTCTGGCCTGAAGATGTGACGCTGCGGAGCTACAACCCTAATCTGAAACCGCACACGCGCCAGATTAAAAAAGTTGCCCAATTAATCGAGAAGGCGGAAAGACCCTTGATTTATGCCGGCGGCGGGGTTATCAGTTCCGGAGCTGAGGATGAATTGACATGGCTCGCCAGGAGTCTGAACATTCCGGTGACTGCTACTCTCATGGGGCTGGGGGCTTTTCCCGGTGATGATTCCCTTTTTCTGGGGATGCTCGGGATGCATGGAACCTATGCCGCAAACATGGCCATTAATAACGCGGACCTCGTTCTGGCAATCGGAGCGAGGTTCGATGACCGTGTCACGGGCAAAGTAGATACTTTTGCCCCTAAAGCCACTCTTGTTCATATCGATATTGACCCCACTTCAATTCAAAAGAACGTAGCCGTGCATGTGCCTTTGGTCGCTGACTGCAAAAGTGCACTGTCCGCATTAAAGAGTGAGATGGAGCCGAATCTGGACTCGGTCGACTGGGAAATGTCCCATGCCGTATGGGTCCGTCAAGTTCAGGAATGGGCTGATCTTCACCCTCTGCGCTACAAGAAAGGCAGCAAGTTGATTAAACCTCAGTATGTTGTAGAAAAAATCTACGAAATCAGTGAGGGAGATGCAATTATTGCTACCGAAGTGGGCCAGAACCAGATGTGGGCTGCCCAGTTTTATAAATATAAACGCTCAAAGACCTTCCTGTCATCAGGCGGGCTTGGAACTATGGGATACGGATTTCCCGCTGCCATCGGTGCGCAGATGGCCTTCCCTGACAAGCTTGTTGTGAATATCGCCGGAGACGGTTCTATTCAAATGAATATTCAGGAAATGATGACTGCTGTCTGCAACAACCTTCCTGTAAAAATTGTTATTCTAAATAATGGATATCTCGGAATGGTGCGTCAGTGGCAGGAGCTTTTTTACGATCGTAATTACAGCGAAACCTGTATGGATGCTCAGCCTGACTTTGTTAAGCTGGCTGAAGCTTACGGAGCTGCGGGTTTTCGTGTTACCGAAGAAAAGGATGTTGAACCGGTGCTCAAGGAGGCGTTTGCCCTCAATAAGCCTGTGATTGTCGATGTCCGTGTGGACCCGGAGGAAAATGTTTATCCTATGGTTCCTGCCGGTGCTTCGTTAACCGATATGCTGCTCGTTTAG
- a CDS encoding RNA recognition motif domain-containing protein codes for MSKNIYVGNLPWSASEEDVKVLFEEFGEVISVKLITDRETGRPRGFGFVEMEDDGAIKAIESLDGNDFGGRNLKVNEARPREERPRRW; via the coding sequence ATGTCGAAAAACATTTACGTGGGCAACCTTCCCTGGAGTGCTTCTGAGGAAGATGTAAAGGTACTGTTTGAAGAGTTTGGCGAAGTAATTTCTGTTAAATTGATTACTGATCGTGAAACAGGCCGCCCCCGCGGATTCGGTTTTGTTGAAATGGAAGACGACGGTGCCATTAAAGCTATTGAAAGCCTTGACGGAAACGATTTCGGTGGACGTAATTTGAAAGTAAATGAAGCCCGCCCCAGGGAAGAGCGTCCTAGACGCTGGTAA
- the ilvN gene encoding acetolactate synthase small subunit, producing the protein MRHTLSVTVENEPGVLSRVVGLFSGRGFNIESLNVATTLEDGVSHMTITTIGDEQIIEQIVKQLRKLVTVIKVVDLTEHKAVEREMVIIKVHAEDAKRAEILRIVDIFRCKVVDVSVDELSIEVTGDLGKIEALINLLVRFGIKEIARTGTVAMKRALQA; encoded by the coding sequence ATGAGACATACTTTATCCGTTACAGTGGAAAACGAGCCGGGAGTTCTTTCCAGAGTTGTAGGACTTTTCAGCGGGCGTGGATTCAATATCGAATCCCTCAACGTTGCTACCACTCTGGAAGATGGAGTATCCCATATGACCATCACCACCATCGGCGATGAGCAGATTATTGAGCAGATTGTTAAGCAGCTCAGAAAGCTTGTCACTGTAATCAAGGTGGTTGACCTCACAGAACACAAAGCTGTTGAGCGCGAAATGGTCATCATCAAGGTTCATGCAGAAGATGCTAAGCGAGCGGAAATATTGCGTATTGTGGATATCTTTCGTTGCAAAGTTGTTGATGTCAGTGTCGATGAATTATCCATCGAAGTTACTGGCGACCTTGGCAAAATTGAAGCATTGATCAATTTGCTGGTAAGGTTCGGCATCAAGGAAATTGCCCGTACAGGTACAGTCGCTATGAAGCGCGCCCTGCAAGCTTAA
- a CDS encoding DUF465 domain-containing protein: MEQKDIDLIEQLVGQDSEIDSLWAQHKNYQKIIDKMERKSYLNETETQEVKELKKKKLAGKTKLHALLEKHK, from the coding sequence ATGGAACAGAAAGACATTGATCTGATCGAGCAACTAGTTGGACAGGACAGCGAAATCGACTCCCTATGGGCTCAGCACAAAAATTATCAGAAAATTATTGATAAGATGGAACGCAAGTCCTACCTCAATGAAACTGAAACTCAGGAAGTAAAAGAACTGAAGAAGAAAAAGCTGGCCGGCAAGACAAAATTACACGCATTGCTTGAAAAGCATAAATAG
- the thiL gene encoding thiamine-phosphate kinase: MTQLSSEQDFLTLIDKYFPSENGHITLGRGDDCSILRTDKELCISKDLFLEDIHFRRSYFSAADIGYKSLAVNISDIAAMGGRPKGFELGLIIPPSLGIDFWEPFFQAMSDLAKTNNIILAGGDLSKGQYLGISITVWGEPAENGIFLSRGNAKIGDILFLHGQAGMARTGLLALEELGPQAAKLYPESVKAHLRPTMRVKEGLKLAASSHVRGLMDLSDGLARDLPRFLNCCTGSLGAEISLPESSLHPEIIHYAKSKSASACDHAYLGGEDYALFGAVSAKGFKELTSSIPDLKAIGKITAGSKIYLNGAIYAADGFDHFSK, encoded by the coding sequence ATGACACAACTCAGCTCGGAACAGGACTTCCTGACCTTAATCGACAAATATTTTCCATCGGAAAACGGTCATATAACTTTGGGGCGCGGTGACGACTGCTCAATACTGCGTACGGACAAAGAGCTTTGTATCAGCAAAGACCTTTTCCTCGAAGATATCCATTTCCGCCGTTCTTATTTTTCCGCGGCCGATATCGGATACAAATCCCTTGCCGTGAACATAAGTGATATTGCAGCAATGGGAGGCCGGCCGAAAGGATTTGAACTGGGACTGATCATACCCCCGAGTCTTGGTATCGATTTCTGGGAGCCGTTCTTTCAGGCAATGTCAGATCTGGCCAAGACTAATAATATTATTTTAGCAGGCGGAGACCTTTCTAAAGGGCAATACTTAGGAATTTCAATTACTGTATGGGGTGAACCTGCTGAGAATGGAATATTTCTTTCACGTGGCAATGCGAAAATTGGCGACATCCTATTTTTGCACGGTCAAGCCGGAATGGCCCGCACCGGACTTCTGGCTTTAGAAGAACTTGGGCCGCAAGCCGCTAAACTATACCCTGAAAGTGTAAAGGCCCATCTTCGCCCGACCATGAGAGTCAAAGAAGGATTAAAGTTAGCCGCCTCCAGCCACGTAAGAGGGCTGATGGACCTCTCTGACGGTCTGGCAAGAGATCTGCCCCGCTTTCTAAACTGCTGTACAGGCAGTCTCGGAGCAGAAATTTCATTACCAGAATCAAGTTTGCACCCCGAAATAATCCACTACGCAAAATCAAAATCAGCTTCAGCCTGCGACCACGCATATCTAGGAGGTGAAGACTACGCCCTCTTCGGCGCAGTATCAGCTAAAGGCTTTAAGGAGCTGACAAGCTCTATCCCCGACTTGAAAGCCATTGGTAAAATAACAGCCGGCAGCAAAATTTATCTCAACGGAGCCATTTACGCTGCCGATGGGTTTGACCATTTTTCAAAGTAA
- a CDS encoding DUF167 domain-containing protein, with protein MSIVITELPSYIRPCGSRSWKLSVWVQPGARTEGVTGEYQGSVRVRINAPAVDNKANKALARFVAARLGLKNRNISIASGQTNRKKVLLVESDVEPHWDGIIPTGV; from the coding sequence GTGAGCATAGTTATTACTGAACTCCCATCTTATATTCGACCCTGCGGAAGCCGCTCATGGAAGCTTTCCGTATGGGTACAGCCCGGCGCCAGAACTGAAGGTGTTACCGGGGAGTATCAGGGCAGTGTGCGCGTGAGAATTAATGCGCCTGCTGTTGATAATAAAGCGAACAAGGCTCTTGCCAGATTTGTAGCTGCCCGACTCGGGCTTAAAAATCGTAATATTTCCATTGCATCAGGACAGACCAACCGTAAAAAGGTTTTACTGGTTGAGTCCGATGTTGAACCGCACTGGGATGGAATTATTCCGACCGGTGTCTGA
- the infA gene encoding translation initiation factor IF-1, whose amino-acid sequence MAKEEGIAVNGTVEEALPNAMFRVELENGHVVLAHISGKMRKFRIRVMPGDKVTVELSPYDLTRGRITYRPR is encoded by the coding sequence TTGGCTAAAGAAGAAGGAATTGCAGTTAACGGTACCGTAGAAGAAGCTCTCCCTAACGCTATGTTTCGTGTAGAGCTTGAAAATGGTCATGTTGTTCTGGCTCATATTTCCGGCAAAATGCGTAAATTTCGTATTAGAGTTATGCCCGGAGATAAAGTTACAGTAGAGCTTTCCCCATATGATCTGACTCGCGGCAGAATTACTTACCGTCCACGGTAA